The Neodiprion virginianus isolate iyNeoVirg1 chromosome 5, iyNeoVirg1.1, whole genome shotgun sequence genome contains a region encoding:
- the LOC124306442 gene encoding mucin-22-like isoform X9, with translation MLSPNRVLLVISILASSTSSGSANTCTEGQYMNEETKQCTDIPGGGYYVSEATEICETSSLYPHSQNPTQYYFCSSNVLVLMECEEEKYYNWLIETCTTEIVIEVIPTIRIKNGIRDDIELDSCNTTGRFPVEVDCKVFYMCSTNTTHYFQQMMQCPSGTTYNGRSQICSVNRPCDDENSGCETNDESSTTEEATTFSESTTSGDTTTSGSSSTSESSTTEGATTSVKWTTPEVSTTGRSTTTTESPTTTECSTTEEETTSSETTTSGDTTTSGSSSTSESWTTEGATTSVKWTTPEVSTTRESTTTTQRPTTTESSTTEKEITSSETTTSGDTTTSGSSSTSESWTTEGATTSVKWTTPEVSTTGESTTTTQSPTTTESSTTEKETTSSETTTSGDTTTSGSSSTSESWTTEGATTSVEWTTPGASTTGESTTTTQSPTTTESSTTENETTSLETTTSGDTTTSGSSSTSASWTTEEATTSVKWTTPEASTTGESTTTTQSPTTTESSTTEKETTSSKTTTSGDTTTSGSSSTSESWTTKGATTSVEWTTPGASTTGESTTTTQSPTTTESSTTEKETTSSETTTSGDTTTSGSSSTSASWTTEDATTSVKWTTPEVSTTGESTTTTQSPTTTESSTTENETTSSETTTSGDTTTSGSSSTSESWTTEEATTSVKWTTPEVSTTGESTTTTQSPTTTESSTTEKETTSSETTTSGDTTTSGSSSTSASWTTEEATTSVKWTTPEVSTTGESTTTTQSPTTTESSTTENETTSSETTTSGDTTTSGSSSTSESWTTEKETTSVKWTTPGASTTGESTTTTESTTTTECSTTEEETTSSETTTSGDTTTSGSSSTSESWTTEGATTSVKWTTPEVSTTGESTTTTQSPTTTESSTTEKETTSSETTTSGDTTTSGSSSTSESWTTKGATTSVEWTTPGASTTGESTTTTQSPNTTETSTTEKETTSSETTTSGDTTTSGSSSTSDSWTTEKETTSVKWTTPGASTTGESTTTTQSPTTTESSTTENETTSSETTTSGDTTTSGSSSTSESWTTEKETTSVKWTTPGASTTGESTTTTQSPNTTETSTTEKETTSSETTTNGDTTTSGSSSTSESWTTEEATTSVKWTTPEASTTGESTTTTQSPTTTESSTTEKETTSSETTTSGDTTTSGSSSTSASWTTEEATTSVKWTTPEVSTTGESTTTTQSPTTTESSTTENETTSSETTTSGDTTTSGSSSTSESWTTEKETTSVKWTTPGASTTGESTTTTESTTTTECSTTEEETTSSETTTSGDTTTSGSSSTSESWTTEGATTSVKWTTPEVSTTGESTTTTQSPTTTESSTTEKETTSSETTTSGDTTTSGSSSTSESWTTKGATTSVEWTTPGASTTGESTTTTQSPNTTETSTTEKETTSSETTTSGDTTTSGSSSTSDSWTTEKETTSVKWTTPGASTTGESTTTTQSPTTTESSTTENETTSSETTTSGDTTTSGSSSTSESWTTEKETTSVKWTTPGASTTGESTTTTQSPNTTETSTTEKETTSSETTTNGDTTTSGSSSTSESWTTEKETTSVKWTTPGASTTGESTTTTQSPNTTETSTTEKETTSSETTTNGDTTTSGSSSTSDSWTTEKETTSVKWTTPGASTTGESTTTTQSPTTTESLTTEKETTSLETTTSGDTTTSGSSSTSESWTTEEATTSVKWTTPEASTTGESTTTTQSPTTTESSTTEKETTSSETTTSGDTTTSGSSSTSESWTTEKETTSVEWTTLGASTTGESTTTTQSPTTTESSTTEKETTSSETTISGDTTTSGSSSTSESWTTKGATTSVEWTTPGALTTGESTTTTQSPTTTESSTTENETTSSETTTSGDTTTSGSSSTSESWTTEEATTSVKWTTPEASTTGESTTTTQSPTTTESSTTEKETTSSETTTSGDTTTSGSSSTSESWTTKGATTSVEWTTPGASTTGESTTTTQSQTTTESSTTEKETTSSETTTSGDTTTSGSSSTSESWTTEGATTSVKWTTLGASTTGESTTTTGSSFTTESSTTVGRSSTASTMTTDSRTTMEEMTSTGSTERTTDSSTTICVDVTLSPITTTATVPVTVECSSVGFTRVENSCTEYIQCTSEMLNTNTSTLPYKCPTCLRFNEQLAVCDYVSNVPECSNGASSSEKCTGPGTFRNTQDLQKYYTCENINDEILMTSHTCSGELIFNPDTLSCDDPASVTTIVQADECYTIGFFANSVHCGEFFMCTMETDALVQINSTCPPGLIYNEYGGYCTDATEIPGFSAVSDLDPTR, from the exons ATGCTCTCGCCGAACAGGGTCCTACTCGTGATATCAATACTTGCTTCAAGTACCTCGTCAGGATCC GCGAATACATGTACGGAGGGGCAGTACATGAATGAAGAAACGAAACAATGCACTGATATACCTGGAGGAGGGTACTATGTTTCGGAAGCAACGGAAATTTGCGAAACCAGTAGTTTGTATCCGCATTCACAGAACCCGACACAATATTACTTCTGCTCGTCGAATGTACTAGTTTTGATGGAGTGTGAGGAGGAGAAATACTACAATTGGCTGATAGAAACTTGTACAACTGAAATTGTGATAGAAGTGATTCCCACCATTCGAATTAAGAATGGAATTCGTGACGATATCGAATTGGATTCATGCAATACGACCGGTCGATTTCCTGTTGAGGTGGACTGCAAGGTGTTCTACATGTGTAGCACCAACACAACACATTATTTTCAGCAAATGATGCAATGTCCATCCGGTACTACGTATAATGGACGTAGTCAAATTTGCTCGGTAAACAGACCGTGCGATGATGAGAATAGCGGGTGTGAGACTAATGACGAGAGTTCCACTACCGAGGAAGCGACCACTTTTTCTGAATCGACGACAAGCGGAGACACAACTACATCCGGAAGTTCATCAACATCAGAAAGTTCGACGACTGAGGGAGCAACTACGTCCGTCAAATGGACGACTCCGGAAGTGTCGACGACAG GCAGAAGCACGACCACGACAGAAAGTCCAACGACGACTGAATGTTCAACTACAGAGGAAGAGACTACTTCCTCGGAAACGACAACTAGCGGAGACACAACTACATCCGGAAGTTCATCAACATCTGAAAGTTGGACGACTGAGGGAGCAACAACGTCCGTCAAATGGACGACTCCAGAAGTGTCGACGACACGCGAAAGCACGACTACGACGCAAAGACCAACTACTACTGAAAGTTCAACTACGGAGAAAGAGATTACTTCTTCGGAAACGACAACCAGCGGAGACACAACTACATCCGGAAGTTCATCAACATCAGAAAGTTGGACAACTGAGGGAGCAACTAC ATCCGTCAAATGGACCACTCCAGAAGTGTCGACGACAGGCGAAAGCACGACTACGACGCAAAGTCCAACCACGACTGAAAG TTCAACTACGGAGAAAGAGACTACTTCTTCGGAAACGACAACCAGCGGAGACACAACTACATCCGGAAGTTCATCAACATCAGAAAGTTGGACTACTGAGGGAGCAACTACATCCGTCGAATGGACAACACCGGGAGCGTCGACAACAGGCGAAAGCACGACTACGACGCAAAGTCCAACCACGACTGAAAGTTCAACTACGGAGAACGAGACTACTTCTTTGGAAACGACAACCAGCGGAGACACAACTACATCCGGAAGTTCATCAACCTCCGCAAGTTGGACGACTGAGGAAGCAACAACATCCGTCAAATGGACGACGCCGGAAGCGTCGACGACAGGCGAAAGCACGACTACGACGCAAAGTCCAACCACGACTGAAAGTTCAACTACGGAGAAAGAGACTACTTCTTCGAAAACGACAACCAGCGGAGACACAACTACATCCGGAAGTTCATCAACATCAGAAAGTTGGACTACTAAGGGAGCAACTACATCCGTCGAATGGACAACACCGGGAGCGTCGACAACAGGCGAAAGCACAACTACGACGCAAAGTCCAACCACGACTGAAAGTTCAACTACGGAGAAAGAGACAACTTCTTCGGAAACGACAACCAGCGGAGACACAACTACATCCGGAAGTTCATCAACATCCGCAAGTTGGACGACTGAGGATGCAACTACATCCGTCAAATGGACCACTCCAGAAGTGTCGACGACAGGCGAAAGCACGACTACGACGCAAAGTCCAACCACGACTGAAAGTTCAACGACGGAGAACGAGACTACTTCTTCGGAAACGACAACTAGCGGAGACACAACTACATCCGGAAGTTCATCAACATCCGAAAGTTGGACGACTGAGGAAGCAACAACATCCGTCAAATGGACGACGCCGGAAGTGTCGACGACAGGCGAAAGCACGACTACGACGCAAAGTCCAACCACGACTGAAAGTTCAACTACGGAGAAAGAGACAACTTCTTCGGAAACGACAACCAGCGGAGACACAACTACATCCGGAAGTTCATCAACATCCGCAAGTTGGACGACTGAGGAAGCAACTACATCCGTCAAATGGACCACTCCAGAAGTGTCGACGACAGGCGAAAGCACGACTACGACGCAAAGTCCAACCACGACTGAAAGTTCAACTACGGAGAACGAGACTACTTCTTCGGAAACGACAACTAGCGGAGACACAACTACATCCGGAAGTTCATCAACATCAGAAAGTTGGACCACTGAGAAAGAAACAACATCCGTCAAATGGACGACACCGGGAGCGTCGACGACAGGCGAAAGCACGACTACGACCGAAAGCACAACGACGACTGAATGTTCAACCACGGAGGAAGAGACTACTTCCTCGGAAACGACAACTAGCGGAGACACAACTACATCCGGAAGTTCATCAACATCCGAAAGTTGGACGACTGAGGGAGCAACTACATCCGTCAAATGGACCACTCCAGAAGTGTCGACGACAGGCGAAAGCACGACTACGACGCAAAGTCCAACCACGACTGAAAGTTCAACTACAGAGAAAGAGACTACTTCCTCGGAAACGACAACCAGCGGAGACACAACTACATCCGGAAGTTCATCAACATCAGAAAGTTGGACGACTAAGGGAGCAACTACATCCGTCGAATGGACGACGCCGGGAGCGTCGACGACAGGCGAAAGCACGACTACGACGCAAAGTCCGAATACGACTGAAACTTCAACTACGGAGAAAGAGACTACTTCCTCGGAAACGACAACCAGCGGAGACACAACTACATCTGGAAGTTCATCAACATCCGATAGTTGGACCACTGAGAAAGAAACAACATCCGTCAAATGGACGACGCCGGGAGCGTCGACGACAGGCGAAAGCACGACTACGACGCAAAGTCCAACCACGACTGAAAGTTCAACTACGGAGAACGAGACTACTTCTTCGGAAACGACAACCAGCGGAGACACAACTACATCCGGAAGTTCATCAACATCCGAAAGTTGGACCACTGAGAAAGAAACAACATCCGTCAAATGGACGACGCCGGGAGCGTCGACGACAGGCGAAAGCACGACTACGACGCAAAGTCCGAATACGACTGAAACTTCAACTACGGAGAAAGAGACTACTTCCTCGGAAACGACAACCAACGGAGACACAACTACATCCGGAAGTTCATCAACATCCGAAAGTTGGACGACTGAGGAAGCAACAACATCCGTCAAATGGACGACGCCGGAAGCGTCGACGACAGGCGAAAGCACGACTACGACGCAAAGTCCAACCACGACTGAAAGTTCAACTACGGAGAAAGAGACAACTTCTTCGGAAACGACAACCAGCGGAGACACAACTACATCCGGAAGTTCATCAACATCCGCAAGTTGGACGACTGAGGAAGCAACTACATCCGTCAAATGGACCACTCCAGAAGTGTCGACGACAGGCGAAAGCACGACTACGACGCAAAGTCCAACCACGACTGAAAGTTCAACTACGGAGAACGAGACTACTTCTTCGGAAACGACAACTAGCGGAGACACAACTACATCCGGAAGTTCATCAACATCAGAAAGTTGGACCACTGAGAAAGAAACAACATCCGTCAAATGGACGACACCGGGAGCGTCGACGACAGGCGAAAGCACGACTACGACCGAAAGCACAACGACGACTGAATGTTCAACCACGGAGGAAGAGACTACTTCCTCGGAAACGACAACTAGCGGAGACACAACTACATCCGGAAGTTCATCAACATCCGAAAGTTGGACGACTGAGGGAGCAACTACATCCGTCAAATGGACCACTCCAGAAGTGTCGACGACAGGCGAAAGCACGACTACGACGCAAAGTCCAACCACGACTGAAAGTTCAACTACGGAGAAAGAGACTACTTCCTCGGAAACGACAACCAGCGGAGACACAACTACATCCGGAAGTTCATCAACATCAGAAAGTTGGACGACTAAGGGAGCAACTACATCCGTCGAATGGACGACGCCGGGAGCGTCGACGACAGGCGAAAGCACGACTACGACGCAAAGTCCGAATACGACTGAAACTTCAACTACGGAGAAAGAGACTACTTCCTCGGAAACGACAACCAGCGGAGACACAACTACATCTGGAAGTTCATCAACATCCGATAGTTGGACCACTGAGAAAGAAACAACATCCGTCAAATGGACGACGCCGGGAGCGTCGACGACAGGCGAAAGCACGACTACGACGCAAAGTCCAACCACGACTGAAAGTTCAACTACGGAGAACGAGACTACTTCTTCGGAAACGACAACCAGCGGAGACACAACTACATCCGGAAGTTCATCAACATCCGAAAGTTGGACCACTGAGAAAGAAACAACATCCGTCAAATGGACGACGCCGGGAGCGTCGACGACAGGCGAAAGCACGACTACGACGCAAAGTCCGAATACGACTGAAACTTCAACTACGGAGAAAGAGACTACTTCCTCGGAAACGACAACCAACGGAGACACAACTACATCCGGAAGTTCATCAACATCCGAAAGTTGGACCACTGAGAAAGAAACAACATCCGTCAAATGGACGACGCCGGGAGCGTCGACGACAGGCGAAAGCACGACTACGACGCAAAGTCCGAATACGACTGAAACTTCAACTACGGAGAAAGAGACTACTTCCTCGGAAACGACAACCAACGGAGACACAACTACATCTGGAAGTTCATCAACATCCGATAGTTGGACCACTGAGAAAGAAACAACATCCGTCAAATGGACGACGCCGGGAGCGTCGACGACAGGCGAAAGCACGACTACGACGCAAAGTCCAACCACGACTGAAAGTTTAACTACGGAGAAAGAGACTACTTCTTTGGAAACGACAACCAGCGGAGACACAACTACATCCGGAAGTTCATCAACATCCGAAAGTTGGACGACTGAGGAAGCAACAACATCCGTCAAATGGACGACGCCGGAAGCGTCGACGACAGGCGAAAGCACGACTACGACGCAAAGTCCAACCACGACTGAAAGTTCAACTACGGAGAAAGAGACTACTTCTTCGGAAACGACAACCAGCGGAGACACAACTACATCCGGAAGTTCATCAAC ATCAGAAAGTTGGACCACTGAGAAAGAAACAACATCCGTCGAATGGACGACGCTAGGAGCGTCGACGACAGGCGAAAGCACGACTACGACGCAAAGTCCAACCACGACTGAAAGTTCAACTACGGAGAAAGAGACTACTTCCTCGGAAACGACAATCAGCGGAGACACAACTACATCCGGAAGTTCATCAACATCAGAAAGTTGGACTACTAAGGGAGCAACTACATCTGTCGAATGGACAACACCGGGAGCGTTGACAACAGGCGAAAGCACGACTACGACGCAAAGTCCAACCACGACTGAAAGTTCAACTACGGAGAACGAGACTACTTCTTCGGAAACGACAACCAGCGGAGACACAACTACATCCGGAAGTTCATCAACATCAGAAAGTTGGACGACTGAGGAAGCAACAACATCCGTCAAATGGACGACGCCGGAAGCGTCGACGACAGGCGAAAGCACGACTACGACGCAAAGTCCAACCACGACTGAAAGTTCAACTACGGAGAAAGAGACTACTTCTTCGGAAACGACAACCAGCGGAGACACAACTACATCCGGAAGTTCATCAACATCAGAAAGTTGGACTACTAAGGGAGCAACTACATCCGTCGAATGGACAACACCGGGAGCGTCGACAACAGGCGAAAGCACGACTACGACGCAAAGTCAAACCACGACTGAAAGTTCAACTACGGAGAAAGAGACAACTTCTTCGGAAACGACAACCAGCGGAGACACAACTACATCCGGAAGTTCATCAACATCCGAAAGTTGGACGACTGAGGGAGCAACTACATCCGTCAAATGGACGACGCTGGGAGCGTCGACGACAGGCGAAAGCACGACTACGACTGGAAGTTCATTCACGACGGAGAGTTCAACCACTGTGGGACGGTCGAGCACAGCAAGTACGATGACCACCGACAGCCGAACCACTATGGAGGAGATGACTTCCACGGGTTCAACAGAAAGAACCACTGATAGTTCCACTACCATTTGTGTAGATGTTACATTATCCCCAATTACGACAACGGCCACAGTGCCAGTAACAG tTGAGTGTTCTTCCGTGGGATTTACGAGAGTTGAAAACAGCTGCACGGAATACATACAATGCACCAGTGAAATGTTAAACACTAATACTTCAACTTTGCCTTATAAATGCCCCACTTGTCTTCGGTTCAACGAACAACTTGCCGTTTGTGATTACGTATCAAACGTACCAGAATGTTCGAATGGTGCAAGTTCTTCAGAAAAATGCACTGGACCAGGAACATTCAGGAATACTCAAGATCTTCAGAAATATTACACATGTGAAAATATCAATGATGAAATTCTAATGACATCACATACCTGTTCAGGAGAATTAATCTTCAACCCAGATACCCTATCATGCGATGATCCAGCGAGTGTTACAACTATAGTGCAAGCTGACGAGTGTTATACAATTGGTTTCTTTGCTAATTCGGTACACTGTGGAGAGTTTTTCATGTGCACCATGGAAACCGATGCATTGGTTCAAATAAACTCCACCTGTCCACCTGGACTAATCTACAATGAATATGGAGGATATTGTACAGATGCCACCGAAATACCAGGAT TTTCAGCTGTCAGCGATCTGGACCCAACAAGATAA